One window of Quercus robur chromosome 12, dhQueRobu3.1, whole genome shotgun sequence genomic DNA carries:
- the LOC126709023 gene encoding autophagy-related protein 8f yields the protein MAKSYFKQEHDLEKRRAEAARIREKYPDRIPVIVERAERSDIPSIDKKKYLVPADLTVGQFVYVIRKRIKLSAEKAIFIFVDNVLPPTGAIMSAIYEEKKDEDGFLYVTYSGENTFGLQIPL from the exons ATGGCAAAGAGTTACTTCAAGCAAGAGCATGATCTTG AGAAGAGACGCGCGGAGGCCGCTAGGATTAGGGAGAAATACCCAGATAGGATTCCG GTTATTGTGGAGAGGGCAGAGAGAAGTGACATCCCAAGCATTGataagaaaaa GTACCTTGTTCCAGCTGATCTGACAGTGGGACAATTTGTCTATGTCATCCGCAAAAGGATTAAACTGAGTGCAGAAAAggcaatatttatatttgtagaCAATGTCCTTCCACCAACAG GCGCAATCATGTCTGCTATATATGAGGAGAAGAAGGATGAGGATGGGTTTCTCTATGTTACTTACAGTGGCGAAAACACATTTGGGCTTCAGATTCCACTGTAG